The Nitrospiria bacterium DNA window CCGAATCGACTTGGTTGACGACCGGGATGAGCCGCGCATCGGGATGGAGACGCGGATCATCCGTAAACAGGCCCTCCACATCGGAAAGAATCACCAGCAGCTGCGCGTCTATCAGGTGGGTCACCAAACCGGCCAGGTTGTCGTTGTCCCCGAACCGGATCTCTTCCACCGCCACCGTGTCGTTCTCATTGATCACCGGGATGACGCCGTACTCCAGCAGCGTCGTGAGCGTGTTGCGTGAATTCAAGAATCGTTTTCGATCGGCGAGGTCTTCCTGGGTTAAAAGGACCTGGGCCACCTTCAACCCTTGTGCCTCAAAAGCCTTCTCGTACGCCCAGATCAACCGGCTCTGACCGACGGCGGCGGCGGCCTGCTTGACCGGCAGGCTCTTGGGTCGCTGCTTGATTCCCAGTTTCTCCAGACCGGACAGAATCGCGCCGGATGAGACGATCACGATCTCATGTCCCTGCCTCTGGAGGTGGGCCATCTCGTGAGCCAGCGCCTCCAAGCGATGAGGGTCCAGGCCGTGATCCCTGGAGGCGATCAGGCTGCTCCCGATCTTCACAACGAACCGTTTGACGGCTTGGATGAGGGTCCCCGAATTCGCGTCCATTAGACCTTCTCGGATGACGTCATGCCGCCCGGAACCCGGATTCGCGACGCCCGAACCCGGTCGCCAAGAAATCGCACCAGATCGGGAATCCCCCGACCGGTGACGGCCGACACGGGCAGGCAGTGATATTTTTTCCGACGACAATAAACGACGAGGCTCTTGAGCCGGCCGCCGTCTCCCTGAATGTCCAGCTTGGTGGCCGCAACCGCGAAAGGCTTTTCCACCAGTTCCGGATTGTACGCCTTCAACTCCCGACGGAGAATCTCGAAACTTTCCACCGGCTCTTTCTCGGCCGACTCCCCGACGTCGATCAAGTAGAGGAGAAAGACGTTTCGTTCGATATGCCGGAGGAATTGAAGGCCCAATCCCTTTCCGGTGTGGGCCCCTTCGATCAAACCGGGGATATCCGCCACCACAAAGCTTCCGCGGTCCTCATCGGTCACCACCCCGAGCTGCGGGGCAAGGGTCGTGAAAGGATACGCGGCGATCTTGGGCCGGGCCGATGAAATCCTCGAGATCAGCGTGGACTTTCCGGCGTTGGGAAAACCGACCAGCCCCACATCCGCCAGGAGTTTGAGTTCCAGCACCAGCCAGCGTTCTTCACCGGGGCGCCCCTTTTCCGCACGGCGGGGCGCACGATTCGTGGAAGTCGCAAAGGCCGCGTTGCCTCGCCCGCCCCGGCCGCCTTTGGCCACAATATGCTCCTGGCCCTCGTCCGTCAGATCCGCCAGTTGCTCCCGGGTCTCGGCATCCCGGATGACTGTCCCGCACGGCACCGAGATGATCAGCGGCGGACTGTTGCGGCCGTGGCAATCCTTGCCCTGACCGTGCTCGGCGTGCGGAACCAGGTAGTGCTGCTGGTATCGCAGATCCAAAAGCGTACGAAGTTGGCCGGTGGCTCGAAGAAGGATATCCCCTCCGTTTCCGCCGTCGCCGCCGTTGGGCCCCCCCCGCGGAACGTATTTCTCCCGTCGAAAGCTGACGCAACCGTCGCCGCCGTCTCCGGCCTTAACGAATATTTTGACCTGATCGACAAACACAACGGCAACGATGAGTCCTGTTCGGTGAAATGGGGAGGGTCCGAGCCGGAGAACGACCCGCAATCAAAAAATCCAGTGCAGGCCCGAGCAGGCTACCATGGCGGATGGAAATCGGCCGTGCGGTCTATCGTGCCGGTTCCGGTACCGGATAGATGCTGATTTTTTTGCGATCCCCGGTCCGGCTTTCAAACTTGACCACGCCGGTGATTTTGGCAAAGAGCGTGTGATCGCTTCCGGTCCCCACATTAAATCCGGGATGGAACCGGGTTCCCCGTTGCCGGACGAGGATGGTTCCGGCCGGCACGACTTGCCCGCCGAATGCTTTAACGCCGAGGCGCTTGGACTGACTGTCGCGGCCGTTTTGAGTGGAACCCTGTCCTTTTTTATGTGCCATTGTTTAAAACTCCTCTGCCGGTCAGGCCGACTGGATCTCGGTGATCTTGAGCCGTGTAAAGATCTGCCGATGCCCCTTCGTCCGTCGGTAGTTTTTCCGTCTCATTTTTTTAAAGACAACCACCTTGGCTTGGCGACCCTGGGCCACTACCTCGGCTTTAACCACCGCGCCCGGAACGACCGGGGTCCCGATTCGGGTTCCCGTTTCCGCCTGCGTCATGAAGACACGGGAAATGGAAACGGTGTCACCCACCTTCCCTTCCAGCGCCTCGACCTCCACGGTTTCACCCGGGGCCACTCGGTACTGCTTCCCACCCGTTTCAATAATGGCATACATCGCACGACTCCATCAAAGGTGAATGAGTTAGATAACATAAAGTATTGAAGATTGTCAAGGGTCTTTAATTATTACCGGAGAATTCCTTTTCTATGCGTATATTGACAAATCCCCTGCGGGGTTGTTATAGTGAAATCCGTTCATCGTTCGCGTTTCTTCAACATAGGGCTCTCCATGATTCAGGAAGCATCGAAAATCTGGATGGACGGCCGGTTCATCGACTGGAAAGAGGCCAAGATCCACGTCTTGACCCATACGCTCCACTATGGTCTGGGTGTCTTCGAAGGCCTCCGCTGCTACAAAGGGAAAAAAGGCTCCGCCGTCTTTCGGCTGAAGGAACATGTGAAGCGGCTGTTCGACTCGGCCCAGATTGTCCAGATCAAAATCCCCTTCTCTCCCAAAGAAATCGAGGAAGCCATCCTCGGCACGGTAAAGGTCAACCGGCTGCAAGAATGTTACATCCGCCCTATCGCCTTTATCGGGTACGGAGACATGGGTCTTTATGTCCAGAAAAATCCGATCCAGGTCGCCATTGCGGCGTGGCCCTGGGGCACCTATCTGGGGGACGAGGGAATCCGCAACGGCATCCGAGCCAAAATTTCGTCCTTCACGCGCCACCACGTCAACGTCAGCATGACGCGCGCCAAGGTCACCGCCTATTATGCGAACTCGCAACTGGCCAAACAGGAAGCCAAGGAAGCCGGCTATGATGAGGCGATCCTGCTGGATACGGACGGTTACGTCGCCGAAGGACCGGGCGAGAATATCTTCATCGTCCGGAACGGCACGCTGAAGACGACTCCGCTCACCTCGATCCTGGAGGGCATCACCCGCAACAGCATCATACAACTTGCACAAGAAAAGGGCATCCCGGTGGCGCAGGAACGGTTCACGCGCGACGAGATTTATATCGCCGAAGAGGCGTTTTTTACCGGCACCGCGGCCGAAATCACTCCGATTCGCGAGGTGGACGGACGTGTGATCGGCACCGGAAAACCGGGTGAAATCACCAAGCGGCTTCAAACGTCATTCTTCGACGCCGTGACCGGCAAAGATCGTGGCCACCCATCCTGGTTGACGCCCGTCGTCTGATCGCTGATAAGGGTGTGGTTTACTTACCGAGGGCTTCCTTGAACCAAGAGCTTTCTTCCCGGACCATCTACTACACTCTTTTTTCTTCCCCGATCGGGCGGATTGGAATGGCCGCCACTCCAAAGGGTCTCTGCCAGCTCTCATTGAATGTGATCAGCGAACCGACGTTTCGCAGAAAACTTCAGCGCGAATATCATCGACCGGTCATTCGCAGCGACGAGCGTTTTGGGGACCTCGTGGCTCGGCTTGGGGCTTACCTTGCCGGCAAACCCATCCGCTTCCACACACGATTTGACCTTTTGGAAGGGACCTCCTTTCAACAAAAGGTCTGGCGCGCTCTTCAGCGAATTCCCTACGGACAGACACGCAGCTACCAATCGGTGGCCAAAAGCATCGGTCATCCCCGGAGCTTCCGAGCGGTTGGCGGTGCGTGTGGAAAGAATCCGGTCGCGGTTTTGATTCCCTGTCACCGCGTCATCGGCGCCGATGGGCAACTCGCCGGTTTTACCGGTGGACTCCGGACAAAACGCTGGCTGCTCCGCTCCGAAAGGAAATACGTTCGCGGCCCGGATCGTGATCCGGACGGGAGAATCCCATGACCCAAGCGTCCGGCCGCGACCGGAGGAAGGATCCTCGTTTCGATGTCAAGGTCAAGGTGGATTATTCGACGCGAGAGATGTTTGTCTCGAACTACGTCACCAACCTGAGTAAAGGCGGGGTCTTCATTCAAACCGATGATCCGCTCCCGCTTCAATCCCGGATTAATCTCACATTTTTCCTGCCCGATCTCGACATTAAAATTGAAGCCAAGGGAAAAGTGGTCTGGACCTATGACATTAAAAAGGGAACCGGCAATATCGTCCCCGGAATGGGCATCAAGTTCACGGACCTTTCGGCTCAACATAAGACGTTGATTGAAGATTACATCCATAAATTATCCAATCCGTCCCGAACATCCCATTAACAGTCTGCCGTGTACCGGCATCATCGGTCGATGCATTTCGCTTGCCTTCCCCGGCTTCCGCTTGGTATCATCAAACCCCCTGTTTTTTTAGTTAACATACATGGGATCCGACCAAAGATGGCCAAACAGGAGTGGTTCCTGAAAGTAATCATCTGGGAGTTGACCATCAAGGGCCTCCTTCTTCTGTTGCTTTCGGCCGGCCTCCTCAGCCTGATCAACAAAGACCTCGAACTTCTTACGAAACGACTGGCTCAGATCCTTAATCTGGACGTGGACAAACATTATATCAGCCTCCTGCTCAGCATGGCCGGAACGTTGAAGAATGCCCTGCTCGTGGAGGTCTCGGCCGGGATGTTTTTGTACGGAATCTTGAGCTGGGTAGAAGCTTACGGGCTTCACAAACGGAAACGGTGGGCGGAATATTTAACGGCGGTCGCAACCGGCTTATTCATTCCGCTGGAGATTTACGAAGTGGTTTCCCGACTCTCCGTAATACGCGTGGCCGTGCTTATACTCAATGTTGCCGTAGTTTATTATCTCATCAAGCACAAAGAACTGTTTCCAAATAAGAGGTTAGCCCAGGCCAAGTAAGTTTTTTCATTTTTCTCTTTACAACGGATCAGGGATTGTGCTATCCTTTGATTCGTATCTAGCGTATATATCGTTTTATCCTCATCACTGCCTCCTTCGTAGCGTCATCTGGTTTTATCTTTGCTTCTTCGCGGTCTCATTTCATTTTTACGGCCGAGGTTTATCTTGTGACCTTGCTTGGAAGCACGGGGGTAAAATACCCCGTCACATAAGGAGCCAGTGAGACGATGGCGGACACGGACAATAAAATTAAACCAACCGCTGGACCGATTCGGTTCGGCCTGGTTTTGGGTGTTCTAATCCAATTGACGATCCTGATCGGATTCATCGTTGGATTCTTCCAGCAGGCCCGTCCGGCCCAGCCGCTTCAGATCTCCCTCTTGTCTCTTCCGAACGCGGCCGAGCCGGAAGGCCAGGTCATTTCCGACTGGTGGATCAAAGACGCCCGGATCGGTATGACGGACCAGATCCGGCAAGCGAAAAGGATTTTGCTTTCCGAGCCATCGGCCTTCAAGCAGATTTCCAAAATTCACCAGATTCTGCACGGTTTTCATTCCGGGCTTTCCGTCCAAGACGAAGAGCGCCTTGCCGAATTGATCTACCAGGAGAGCCTTCGATACGGTTACGCGCCCGAATTAATTGTTTCAGTGATCATGACCGAAAGCTCCTTCTCTCAACGGGCGTATTCCCGTAAGGGTGCGATCGGGTTAATGCAGATCAAACCCGGGACGGGACAGGAAATGGCCGAGATCAATCAAATCTCGTTTCACGGCGCAAAGGCCCTCTACGACCCCAATCTCAACATCAAATTGGGCATCCAGTACCTGGCCTTGCTGCACCAGCGATTCGGGGATCTGAAGCTGGCCCTGACGGCCTATAACTACGGGCCGACTCGAATCGCGGGATACATGGACCGAGGTGAAAACATTCCGCCCGGATACACCCGGAAGGTTCTTCGCCGCTACGAACAACTCCTCCAGGAAAACCCGAGCGATGATTCCCCGACGACCGACGACCGCCAATCCTGATCCATTCCAGGGGCTCGCGTTGCCGCCATTATCTGTGGGGACCCCTGCGGGCTCCGCTCTTCCAATGCCCCCATGCCCCGTGCTCGGACAGGCGAAGCCTGTCTGTCCCTCGCTTACCCCCTGGCGGAGCCGGACGGAGCCGCCCCCCTCTCGCTCGCCGTGCTCGCCGGATAGATACCGTAAACGGGTGACCGCTATCGGCTTCGTCCGACTCCCACGCGATCGCAATGGGTTGAAATCGGACACCGGCTGCAGTGCGGCGAAATCGGCTTGCAGAGATTTTGACCGTAGGTCACCAAAAGATCGTTAAAGATAATCCAATAGCGCTTGGGCAGTTTTTTGCGAAGGGCCATCTCGGTTTCCTCCGGAGTCTTCGTCTTGACGTATCCCAGCCGGTTGCTGATGCGGTGGACGTGCGTGTCCACGCAGATTCCATATTTCCGAAAACCCAAGGTGATCACCAGGTTCGCCGTCTTGCGCCCGACTCCTTTGAGCGTAAGCAGTTCTTCCAGATCGTCCGGAACCCGGGCGTGATACCGCCGGATGAGGTCCCGGCTGACCGAGAGGAGGGTCCGGGCCTTGGTCCGGTAAAAGCCGACGGGGTAGATGGCCTTCCGGATCGTTCCGGCCGACAGCCGGATCATTTCGGCCGGCGTCTTCGCCAGTCGAAACAATCGCTCGGTCGCTTCCGCCGTCGTGCTGTCCTTGGTCCGAAGGCTCAACAGGCAGGAAATGAGGACCTGGTAGGGATCGTTCGACCGGTCGGCCACCACCCCGACAATGGGAACCTTCCACTTCCGGATTTCCCGTTTGAGAATTCTGACAACGGAGTGAATCGCTTGATCGTCCATCGTTAGACCGGTATTGTACACGATCACGATCGGGAAACCAAAATGAAAACCTGCCCCGGTAGTTGAATTCGTCTTTATAAAATGATACGATGCCTATGACGACTAGAGCGGAGCGGGAACCGATGGTGGCCTTGGCCAGAAAGACCCTGATTCATATGGTCGGCTGGACGTTCATCCTGCTCGGGATCGTCGGGCTCTTCCTGCCGGTTCTGCAGGGAGTTTTATTTCTACTGATCGGCCTTCTGATCCTTTCGAAAGAGAGCCAGCGGGCGAAAGACCTCCTTCATCGAATCGAGAAACGGTACCCGGTCCAATACCGGAAAATGCACGAATTCAACGAACGGCTTAAAAAACGGATCCGCGGCTTCGTAAAGAAATAGCCTCTCCCGCCCGTCTCCTCCGGAGTGTTCCATGCCTGTCCCGAATCCCGATCCTCAAATTTCAACCCGACCCCGTCTTCTTCTGATCGACGGCCATTCGTACATCTACCGGGCGTACTTTGCGATCCGCAACCTCTCCACCTCGAAAGGGATCCCGACCAACGCCGTCTTCGGCTTCACCACGATGCTCTTGAAGACGGTCCGCGACCAACGGCCCGATTATCTCGCGGTGGCCTTTGACGCCAAAGGCCCGACTCTTCGGCATGCGGAATACCGGGAGTATAAAGCCCAACGACCGGAGATGCCCGACTCCCTCCGCCGGCAGATCCCGTATATCCAGCGTGTGGTGGAGGCCTTTCGTATCCCCGTCCTCCTCCAGGAAGGGTTGGAGGCGGACGATCTGATCGGAACCCTGGCCCGTCAGGCGGAGGCGGCCGGCCTGGACGTGACGATCGTCAGCGGCGACAAGGACATGTTCCAGCTGATCTCGCCGCGAACCTGCGTGTACGACACGATGAAGGACAGGGTGTATCGGGCCGAGGATGTCCGGGAGCGATTCGGCGTCGAGCCGGAGCGGGTCATCGATATTATGGGCCTCATGGGCGACTCGATCGACAATATACCGGGAGTTCCGGGGATTGGTGAGAAAACGGCCGTGGATCTCATCCGCCGCTTCGGCTCGATCGAGAATCTTTTGGCCCATCTCGACGAGATCGATAAA harbors:
- the proB gene encoding glutamate 5-kinase; protein product: MDANSGTLIQAVKRFVVKIGSSLIASRDHGLDPHRLEALAHEMAHLQRQGHEIVIVSSGAILSGLEKLGIKQRPKSLPVKQAAAAVGQSRLIWAYEKAFEAQGLKVAQVLLTQEDLADRKRFLNSRNTLTTLLEYGVIPVINENDTVAVEEIRFGDNDNLAGLVTHLIDAQLLVILSDVEGLFTDDPRLHPDARLIPVVNQVDSETERLARDTTTREGTGGMRSKVQTARDVATYGVPTVIASGRKSGVLTEILKGNPVGTLFLPSRGRRNSRKHWIAFTSRTKGRLSLDAGAVEALTAKGKSLLPSGIVRVEGRFQAGDAVTCIDSKGREVAKGLVNYSSDHVEKIKGAKTAEIAKILGRNDYDEVIHRDNLVIL
- the obgE gene encoding GTPase ObgE, which produces MFVDQVKIFVKAGDGGDGCVSFRREKYVPRGGPNGGDGGNGGDILLRATGQLRTLLDLRYQQHYLVPHAEHGQGKDCHGRNSPPLIISVPCGTVIRDAETREQLADLTDEGQEHIVAKGGRGGRGNAAFATSTNRAPRRAEKGRPGEERWLVLELKLLADVGLVGFPNAGKSTLISRISSARPKIAAYPFTTLAPQLGVVTDEDRGSFVVADIPGLIEGAHTGKGLGLQFLRHIERNVFLLYLIDVGESAEKEPVESFEILRRELKAYNPELVEKPFAVAATKLDIQGDGGRLKSLVVYCRRKKYHCLPVSAVTGRGIPDLVRFLGDRVRASRIRVPGGMTSSEKV
- the rpmA gene encoding 50S ribosomal protein L27, translating into MAHKKGQGSTQNGRDSQSKRLGVKAFGGQVVPAGTILVRQRGTRFHPGFNVGTGSDHTLFAKITGVVKFESRTGDRKKISIYPVPEPAR
- the rplU gene encoding 50S ribosomal protein L21, producing MYAIIETGGKQYRVAPGETVEVEALEGKVGDTVSISRVFMTQAETGTRIGTPVVPGAVVKAEVVAQGRQAKVVVFKKMRRKNYRRTKGHRQIFTRLKITEIQSA
- a CDS encoding branched-chain amino acid transaminase, with protein sequence MIQEASKIWMDGRFIDWKEAKIHVLTHTLHYGLGVFEGLRCYKGKKGSAVFRLKEHVKRLFDSAQIVQIKIPFSPKEIEEAILGTVKVNRLQECYIRPIAFIGYGDMGLYVQKNPIQVAIAAWPWGTYLGDEGIRNGIRAKISSFTRHHVNVSMTRAKVTAYYANSQLAKQEAKEAGYDEAILLDTDGYVAEGPGENIFIVRNGTLKTTPLTSILEGITRNSIIQLAQEKGIPVAQERFTRDEIYIAEEAFFTGTAAEITPIREVDGRVIGTGKPGEITKRLQTSFFDAVTGKDRGHPSWLTPVV
- a CDS encoding methylated-DNA--[protein]-cysteine S-methyltransferase — translated: MNQELSSRTIYYTLFSSPIGRIGMAATPKGLCQLSLNVISEPTFRRKLQREYHRPVIRSDERFGDLVARLGAYLAGKPIRFHTRFDLLEGTSFQQKVWRALQRIPYGQTRSYQSVAKSIGHPRSFRAVGGACGKNPVAVLIPCHRVIGADGQLAGFTGGLRTKRWLLRSERKYVRGPDRDPDGRIP
- a CDS encoding TIGR02266 family protein encodes the protein MTQASGRDRRKDPRFDVKVKVDYSTREMFVSNYVTNLSKGGVFIQTDDPLPLQSRINLTFFLPDLDIKIEAKGKVVWTYDIKKGTGNIVPGMGIKFTDLSAQHKTLIEDYIHKLSNPSRTSH
- a CDS encoding DUF2127 domain-containing protein yields the protein MAKQEWFLKVIIWELTIKGLLLLLLSAGLLSLINKDLELLTKRLAQILNLDVDKHYISLLLSMAGTLKNALLVEVSAGMFLYGILSWVEAYGLHKRKRWAEYLTAVATGLFIPLEIYEVVSRLSVIRVAVLILNVAVVYYLIKHKELFPNKRLAQAK
- a CDS encoding lytic transglycosylase domain-containing protein, which produces MADTDNKIKPTAGPIRFGLVLGVLIQLTILIGFIVGFFQQARPAQPLQISLLSLPNAAEPEGQVISDWWIKDARIGMTDQIRQAKRILLSEPSAFKQISKIHQILHGFHSGLSVQDEERLAELIYQESLRYGYAPELIVSVIMTESSFSQRAYSRKGAIGLMQIKPGTGQEMAEINQISFHGAKALYDPNLNIKLGIQYLALLHQRFGDLKLALTAYNYGPTRIAGYMDRGENIPPGYTRKVLRRYEQLLQENPSDDSPTTDDRQS
- the nth gene encoding endonuclease III; protein product: MDDQAIHSVVRILKREIRKWKVPIVGVVADRSNDPYQVLISCLLSLRTKDSTTAEATERLFRLAKTPAEMIRLSAGTIRKAIYPVGFYRTKARTLLSVSRDLIRRYHARVPDDLEELLTLKGVGRKTANLVITLGFRKYGICVDTHVHRISNRLGYVKTKTPEETEMALRKKLPKRYWIIFNDLLVTYGQNLCKPISPHCSRCPISTHCDRVGVGRSR
- a CDS encoding PGPGW domain-containing protein; this encodes MTTRAEREPMVALARKTLIHMVGWTFILLGIVGLFLPVLQGVLFLLIGLLILSKESQRAKDLLHRIEKRYPVQYRKMHEFNERLKKRIRGFVKK